The Silene latifolia isolate original U9 population chromosome X, ASM4854445v1, whole genome shotgun sequence genome contains the following window.
aatgggtcatgggtaaacgtgCCTGGGTAAATGGGTAAAAGTCATGGGTCAGCGTGGCTGGTAAAAGAATTAGTtaacgtgacttcgttcagttaaacccgtcttaacaagtttacgaataactcgatcttacgatatcaatacgactaaacaattaactcgactcaattaacgatataaaatacggagtattacagtcttccccccttaaaatgaacttcgtcccgaagtttcgctCATCTAACAAACCCCCCCACGCATCGATGTGGGCaccaaaacagattttctaaAGTAGATAACTCATGGATTTAGGTCagaaacaaaatgttacattctaccctcctaaaaagaaagttacgttcCGGAACTTACCTCATGCAAACAGGTGTGGATAGCTTTCCCTCATGGAAGCCTCagtctcccatgtagcttcctcaacattgTGGTTAGTCCACAAGACTTTGACCAAAGTTGTCCCTCCATTCCTGGTCTTCCTCACCTTCCTGTCCAAAATCTCCTTAGGTGTCTCCAGATAGGACAACTGCTCATCCACCTCGATCACCTCAGGActcaacacatgtgatggatcgctcAGGTACCTCCGCAACtgggaaacatgaaagacattgtgaactctggctaacgctggtggcaaagctaaacgataggccacctctccaactctgtccaaaatctcataaggtccgatgaatTTCTGACTCAGCTTTCCTCGCTTCCCGAACCTCATAACTCCCTTCATCGGCGACACTTTGAGTAGTACCTTCTCTCCCACCTCGAAAGAAATGTCACTTCTCCTAGTGTCAGCATAGCTCTTCTGTCTGTCCTGAgaagctctcatcttttgcctgaTAATCTgtacctgttcaaccatctcctgaatAATCTCTCGGCCCCAAAATGACAAAGTGTCgatcgatcatcccaacacacagacTCCGCATTTCCTACCATAAAGcgcctcaaaaggtgtcatcccaatgctagcgtgataactgttgttgtaagaaaactcgatcaacccCAATCTGTCCTCCCAAGATCCGCCAAACTCTagaacacaagctctcaacatatcctcgagGGTCCGAATAGTCCTCTCTCGTCGACCGTCGCAGcgggatgaaaagcggtgctcatcttcgattgagtacccatcaaTGACTGCAATTCTGCGCGAACTTGGATAGAAATCGGAATCTCTGCAGCAGACGATATCCTTAGGCACACCATGCAACTTTACCACGTACTGAACATAAGCCTTAGCCAACTcagccttactccaagtatctttcatgggaatgaaatgagctgacttggtcaatctGTCGAcgatcacccagatcatgttgttacctctTTGAGTCCGAGGCAACCCGACGATGAAGTCCATGGAAAtactctcccacttccactctggcacatCTAGCGGCTGAACTTTCCCCTGTGGTCTCTTATGCTCACCCTTCaccctctggcatgtcaaacatcgagacaCGAACTCAGCGACTTCCTtattcatattaggccaccaaaacgtcttcttgaggtccttgtataacttatcccctctagggtgtacaGAATAAGGAGTAGCATGTGCTTCAGTGAGAATTTTCTTCTTCAGTTCCTCGTTAGCTGGCACACACCACCTCTGTCCAAACCTTAAGCTCCCATCTGCATGGATACTGAATTTAGAGTAAGGTTCTGCACCTGCCTGCTCTACCTCATTGCGCCATTTCTGGATTCTAGCATCCTCTTTCTGTAGCTCTCGAATCTCCTCGTACAACTCCGGCTCAACTGTCGTATCTACAACGGTCTCACCTCGTCGGATCATGTAAATCCCCATCTTCCTTAGCTCACCAAACATCCTCACCCTGGATCTGGCACTGATCAGGGCATGGATAGACTTCCGACTTAAAGCATCGGCTACGACATTCgccttcccttcatgatagaGTAAGTCTATGTCATAGTCGCTAATCAActcgatccatctcctctgtctcatgttcagctccttctgaGTATAGATATACTTCAGGCTCTTGTGGTCAGAAAATACCTTGAAAGTCGCTCCATAGAGATAATGTCGCCACAACTTAAGAGCAAATACCACggcccccaactctagatcatgggtagggtaattctcctcataggtcttcaactgtcgagAAGCGTGCAcgcgattaccttcccgttcgcatcaacacacaccccaacccttTCTTGGAAGCATCGAATAAACTTTGAAGTTATCATTCCCATCCGCAAAGCAAGGACAGAGCGTGGTTAGGCGCTCTTTAAGTGTTAAGAAAGCCTTCTCAAAACTCTCgtcccaaacaaacctgttctccttcctcatTAGGGATGTCAATGGTTTTGCTATCTTCGAAAAATCTTTGACAAACCTCATGTAGTATCCAGCTAGTCCCAAGAAGCTTCGAATTTCGCCCACATTCTTTGGGCTCTGCCATCTAGTCACGGCCtcgatcttgctaggatccactgacaccccttccttggaaatcacatgccccagaaaggcaactttcttcaaccagaactcacacttactcaacttggcatacaactgattCTCTGCCAGAGTTCTCAACactatcctcagatgctcctcatgctcttcctcattcttggagtaaaCCAAAATATCATCGATGAATacaaccacaaacttgtccaggtaaggactgaacacccgattcatcaggtccataaacacagctggcgcattggtcaatccgaagggcatgaccacgaactcatagtgtccATATCTGGTTCTGAATGCAGTCTTAGGGATATCCTCGTTCTTTATCCTCAGTTGATGATTACCCGACCTCAGGTCAATCTTCGAGAACACTCCAGCCCCACTCAattggtcaaacaaatcatcgatccttggcaatgGATATCGGTTCTTGATAGTCACGTTATTCAACTCTCGGTAATCCACACACAACCTCAAACTTCCATCCTTTTTCTTGACAAATAGGacaggtgctccccaaggtgaaacactggGTCGAATATAACCCTTCTCAGCCAACTCATCCAATTGCTtcttcaattcttccatctcttTTGGTCCCATACGGTATGGTGGTTTAGAAATAGGTCCAGCTCCCGGCTttagatcaatggaaaagtcAACGTCGCTTAGGTGGTAGCCCGGGAATCTCTTCCGAAATACCCCTCAAAGTCTCTCACCACGGGTATGTCGAAATCCTAGGGGTCTCGGACTCTCTATCCCACATCTGACACAAGATCAACTGGTCTCCCTTCCTCAGACTCGATTTTAGGGTATTTACAGAAATaaatttgactttgggtttgaccatgtATCCCTTGTAGGTTACTCTGACTCCCTTAGGTACTCTCAGAGATATCTTATTTTGGTAACAGTCAATgaaagctttgtactttcccaaccaatccatccctagaATCACCTCGAACCCACCCAATGGAAACTCCATAAGGTCACAGTGAAAGACAACCTCCCCAATCTGAATAGGTACACTGGTATAGATTCTATCACAAGGCACAGACTCTCCCGAGGGTACTATAACAGAATCGACCACTCTATCATATGTAGTAAGGTTCAAGGCTCTAATGTGCTCCCTAGATATGAATGAATGTGTGGCACAGAATCAAAtaacacaaaggtgggtttagagttgacaagaaatgtaccagtcaCGACATGGGCATCCTCCTTTGCTGCTTCCTtccccatggcaaagagcttgccactggaCTTAGCTCCAGACTGACTCGATGAAGCGGTATTGGGTTGCTTGTTCCCCTCGTTCGTTCCTCTCGGAAGTTACCACCCCAATGGGCCGGTTTTTGCGCTACGGTTCgatagttgttgtagcttccttgaTAATCACATTACTTGCCCCAGATCGGGCACCTCCTCCATAGCCGTGTTAGGAGTACGGTAGTTGTTGTACCACGATCCCGCTGTCCAAGACCCATCAACCCGGATGTAGGTGTTCGGAAACCCCCAGTTTGGTTTCCTCCAGAATTCCGGCACTCAAATCTCTTGTGCCCCACCTTCCCACACCCAAAACAAGTGACCCTGGACGTATTACCTCCAATACTAGCACCTCTGAAACTGCCTCCGCTTTGATTCCTCATCCCCCAGAGCACTATTGGTGGAGTATCCACCGAACTTGCCTGGTCGGCTTCTTGGCCCCGGTATTATCACCGACGCTTTCGGCTTCCTCTTCTCAGCTTTTCCTTTCTTATCCTCCTTGATCTGCTCGGAGAGCCTCTCATCAGCACCAGCCCTCAGATAGATGTCCTGAACGGTGGTAGGTGGAGCTGCcgtgagcctcttcttgataTCCACCGTCagtcccctctcaaacctcatagccagcatGGTCTCGTTCTTAGCAAATTCATCGATATATGAAGCCAACAGTCGGAACTTCCTATGGTATGTGTCCACCATCATGTCCTCTGTCATCTTAAAcgtatcgaactcctccctcagcttacctTTCCTGAACTCTGGCATGAACTGGTCCGTTAGTATCACTTGAAATTCCAACCAAGACACGTATCCTTCCTCAATATCCCTAGCAACATGTCGAATGTCCGCCTTGTTCCTAGTCCACCATTCCCCAGCTGTAGCCCTGAGGTAGTGGGCAGCCTGGTCTACTTGCAGCTCTTCAGGACAAGCTATCAGCTCGAATAGGTTGGTGAACTCCCGACACCAATCTCCCAACATGTGAGGTTACCCCTCTCCAGTGAAGATGGTAGGGTTATGCCTCGCCACTATTGTACTCATCTTAGCAGGGTCCATTCttttggcctttagggcctcattctcagccAGTAGCTGGTCTAACTCTTCCTGGGTGATGTTTACAGCCGTGTTCCTTCTTAAAGGCATGACTACAAGAGAATTTTAGGAATTAGCTGCAACACAAAATCACCTTGGCAACTCTAGCCAATTCTATCACTTCTTACCCTACTTGTTTATCTAGCATGGTTTAGGGATcatataaccgcatatcactagacatagtcTTCTAACACAAACTTTATAGAGATATAAGTATGAATCAACTTTAAAACATGCAAAGTATTATGCCACTACCTCCCACCAACTCTTTTATGCAATAATTAAcatatcaatcagttaacacttaggcaacgatatatgaagtCATGCTCAACATCATGCAGCTTCTCTACCCTTCCTCTCATTTGCACTCAGGGTTCCCGGGTCAAACTGAtagggccaatggttcggtgtgagggggcccctaactcatcccttacctttagtgtgctcctaacagttctgtcccggggttcattttatttagactcttcctatattcattggattcattggtttagggctgaggatcgttcgctctgataccactttgtaacacctccatttatttaagggcctgaactaggactcctcagataaagaagggtgttaccatctcggaaacccgaggcagtagataacaaagggaaagataaacagtactttaaattaaaagtttataaatgtttacaatggaaatgaaacatgtctcaaactggaaataaagtctgataactaaacagaaataaaagtgggctagttctaagtcaggtgatccatgctctcccCCTGCCAGCTCCCACTATCTCAACAACCTGTCACTCTGCTCCCCaataaatggatcatcacaggcatacacgaatacacagggtcaaccgcgaggttgagtaggttatacgatataataaagaatgcaatgttatgatcctccattcaactccatcacacacatccccggaacgcccagccataccgatccccggtagactatatatcgaccgtagccgatctgccagctcgcagctgaggacaccagggcaagtcctgcagaacccgcctgggccttaatcgcaataatctcatctcctccaactccaactccgatgcaaatgcaatgtatgaaacgtatgaaacaataatgctcaacaagataattaagataatcagatatgtcatataatcaccgaacatgccaactctttataatcgtaagaactcaatcagtgtattcccctacctcgatCTTCGTTAGTCAAATAGTCGGgcgctcagtaatattccacaacaaattcgccctctgaaagataaataaatgataaacaattacttaaaccattcccgttcccaaaatagaaagttactaaaaatagaaacttctgaAAATGGAatgtttccttaaatggaaactttcccgatctaacagcttttccattttaacaaacccgactcaaacccgtctctaaacattttaaataactcgggaattaaattagctAACTaagaatacgataaataaaagataaaacGAGTTATACGATCAAGAGAATCGAAACAAACATTGAATAATCCCATCAACCCGACTCTTACAACCCGCGCCTTCACTCTCGTCCacacccctcacgcgccgcccgaaccaccacgaccaccaccaggctgctccctcttcgaccccaacCTGTCGATTGCCGCCGGCGCGAGTCGAACCAGGggcgccatttggcctggttcaccaccgtgcctcaccaaacgccCCCTGTCCTCGACTCACAACCACCGCAGACCATCACCTAACCCCCGCTAAACCACCACAGCCCCGCTCGCCAAAACCACGCACCCAGGGCCGTAgcaccgccgtttcgacctcccccgagtccacggtggtgccaccccaacctaaccatctaaacccgcctgaaaatCCTTGCTAATACCCGTTTGATTGTCCCTGTCAATAACACCTCTCGCCGCCAAATCCGCCGCCAAAAACCTCCCTAACCGCCACCAATAGGGGCGACACAAACCACCCAGTACCAtatccccgacaccaaccaccaacATCACCTCCCTGAGTCACGCCACAACAaacaaaacccgacagaaaaacgaaaacaaaaggaaagggttgcactcataccttttctgccaccacgacaaccaccaggaTTGCCTatggacgtcgacaaccaccctaaggccttccttgctgcgccgtcagcacccacactctctctctctctctctcgatttgcgtgaaggTTGGGAAATGTGCCGCTGAAATGAGgtaggcgggtgagggagtagggttttgtagtgttagggtagaattaggttaagattaggttagatggtaaatgggtcatgggtaaacgtgCCTGGGTAAATGGGTAAAAGTCATGGGTCAGCGTGGCTGGTAAAAGAATTAGTtaacgtgacttcgttcagttaaacccgtcttaacaagtttacgaataactcgatcttacgatatcaatacgactaaacaattaactcgactcaattaacgatataaaatacggagtattacagtcttccccccttaaaatgaacttcgtcccgaagtttcgctCATCTAACAAACCCCCCCACGCATCGATGTGGGCaccaaaacagattttctaaAGTAGATAACTCATGGATTTAGGTCagaaacaaaatgttacattctaccctcctaaaaagaaagttacgtcccggaacttacctcATGCAAACAGGTGTGGATAGCTTTCCCTCATGGAAGCCTCagtctcccatgtagcttcctcaacattgTGGTTAGTCCACAAGACTTTGACCAAAGTTGTCCCTCCATTCCTGGTCTTCCTCACCTTCCTGTCCAAAATCTCCTTAGGTGTCTCCAGATAGGACAACTGCTCATCCACCTCGATCACCTCAGGActcaacacatgtgatggatcgctcAGGTACCTCCGCAACtgggaaacatgaaagacattgtgaactctggctaacgctggtggcaaagctaaacgataggccacctctccaactctgtccaaaatctcataaggtccgatgaatTTCTGACTCAGCTTTCCTCGCTTCCCGAACCTCATAACTCCCTTCATCGGCGACACTTTGAGTAGTACCTTCTCTCCCACCTCGAAAGAAATGTCACTTCTCCTAGTGTCAGCATAGCTCTTCTGTCTGTCCTGAgaagctctcatcttttgcctgaTAATCTgtacctgttcaaccatctcctgaatAATCTTTGGCCCCAAAATGACAGTGTCTgatcgatcatcccaacacacaggactcctgcatttcctaccataaagcgcctcaaaaggtgtcatcccaatgctagcgtgataactgttgttgtaagaaaactcgatcaacccCAGTCTGTCCTCCCAAGATCCGCCAAACTCTagaacacaagctctcaacatatcctcgagggtctgaatagtcctctctgtctgaccgTCAGTAGcgggatgaaaagcggtgctcatcttcagTTGAGTACCCATCAATGACTGCAATTCCTGCCAGAACTTGGATAGAAATCTGGAATCTCTGTCGCAGACGATATCCTTAGGCACACCATGCAACTTTACCACGTACTGAACATAAGCCTTAGCCAACTcagccttactccaagtatctttcatgggaatgaaatgagctgacttggtcaatctGTCGAcgatcacccagatcatgttgttacctctTTGAGTCCGAGGCAACCCGACGATGAAGTCCATGGAAAtactctcccacttccactctggcacatCTAGCGGCTGAACTTTCCCCTGTGGTCTCTTATGCTCACCCTTCaccctctggcatgtcaaacatcgagacaCGAACTCAGCGACTTCCTtattcatattaggccaccaaaacgtcttcttgaggtccttgtataacttatcccctctagggtgtacaGAATAAGGAGTAGCATGTGCTTCAGTGAGAATTTTCTTCTTCAGTTCCTCGTTAGCTGGCACACACCACCTCTGTCCAAACCTTAAGCTCCCATCTGCATGGATACTGAATTTAGAGTAAGGTTCTGCACCTGCCTGCTCTACCTCATTGCGCCATTTCTGGATTCTAGCATCCTCTTTCTGTAGCTCTCGAATCTCCTCGTACAACTCCGGCTCAACTGTCGTATCTACAACGGTCTCACCTCGTCGGATCATGTAAATCCCCATCTTCCTTAGCTCACCAAACATCCTCACCCTGGATCTGGCACTGATCAGGGCATGGATAGACTTCCGACTTAAAGCATCGGCTACGACATTCgccttcccttcatgatagaGTAAGTCTATGTCATAGTCGCTAATCAActcgatccatctcctctgtctcatgttcagctccttctgaGTATAGATATACTTCAGGCTCTTGTGGTCAGAAAATACCTTGAAAGTCGCTCCATAGAGATAATGTCGCCACAACTTAAGAGCAAATACCACggcccccaactctagatcatgggtagggtaattctcctcataggtcttcaactgtcgagaagcgtacgcgattaccttcccgttctgcatcaacacacaccccaacccttTCTTGGAAGCATCAGAATAAACTTTGAAGTTATCATTCCCATCTGGCAAAGcaaggacaggagctgtggttaGGCGCTCTTTAAGTGTTAAGAAAGCCTTCTCAAAACTCTCgtcccaaacaaacctgttctccttcctcatTAGGGATGTCAATGGTTTTGCTATCTTCGAAAAATCTTTGACAAACCTCATGTAGTATCCAGCTAGTCCCAAGAAGCTTCGAATTTCGCCCACATTCTTTGGGCTCTGCCATCTAGTCACGGCCtcgatcttgctaggatccactgacaccccttccttggaaatcacatgccccagaaaggcaactttcttcaaccagaactcacacttactcaacttggcatacaactgattCTCTGCCAGAGTTCTCAACactatcctcagatgctcctcatgctcttcctcattcttggagtaaaCCAAAATATCATCGATGAATacaaccacaaacttgtccaggtAAGGACTGAACACCCGATTCATCAGTCAGGTCCATAAACACAATGCGCATTGGTCaagccgaagggcatgaccacgaactcatagtgtccATATCTGGTTCTGAAtgcggtcttagggatatcctCGTTCTTTATCCTCGCTTAATGATTACCCGACCTCGTGTCAATCTTCGAGAACACTCCAAATTTCCCACTCAattggtcaaacaaatcatcgatccttggcaatgAATATCGGTTCTTGATAGTCACGTTATTCAACTCTCGGTAATCCACACACAGCCTCAAACTTCCATCCTTTTTCTTGACAAATAGGACaagtgctccccaaggtgaaacactggGTCGAATATAACCCTTCTCAGCCAACTCATCCAATTGCTtcttcaattcttccatctcttTTGGTCCCATACGGTATGGTGGTTTAGAAATAGGTCCAGCTCCCGGCTttagatcaatggaaaagtcAACGTCACGCTTAGGTGGTAGCCCATGAATCTCTTCCGGAAATACCCCCTCAAAGTCTCTCAC
Protein-coding sequences here:
- the LOC141619441 gene encoding uncharacterized protein LOC141619441, which produces MVEQVQIIRQKMRASQDRQKSYADTRRSDISFEVGEKLRRYLSDPSHVLSPEVIEVDEQLSYLETPKEILDRKVRKTRNGGTTLVKVLWTNHNVEEATWETEASMRESYPHLFA